A stretch of the Bacillus licheniformis DSM 13 = ATCC 14580 genome encodes the following:
- the glyS gene encoding glycine--tRNA ligase subunit beta translates to MSNQDLLLEIGLEEMPARFMHDSMTQLGEKLESWLKEKNIAFGSVKLYNSPRRLAVLVENVAEKQDDVKEEAKGPAKKIALDENGEWTKAAIGFSRGQGASPEDLYFKDIKGTEYVFVQKFQKGQDTFSLLPELRDLVTSLHFPKNMRWGSEDLKYIRPIKWIVALFGSEVVPFSVAHVETGRTTQGHRFLGKAADLSAPSEYEATLESQFVIADPAKRKQLIVKQLDELAAEKSWDIPRDEDLLDEVNHLVEYPTVLFGSYEEEFLAIPEEVLVTTMKEHQRYFPVKDENGSLLPYFVTVRNGDSRALENVARGNEKVLRARLSDASFFYKEDQKLNIDENVRKLEKIVFHEELGSLGDKVRRTEALAERIAEVIGADQETVQLIKRAAHISKFDLVTHMVYEFPELQGIMGEKYARMLGEKEEVALAVNEHYMPRQAGGQTPSSIAGAVVALADKLDTVASFFKIGVIPTGSQDPYGLRRQASGIVQILLDRNWGISFKELAAFAGQEANSELLEFFKQRLKYVLTAENIRYDVVDAVLESTNLEPYSAVKKAAVLESAAAKPEFKETAEALARVISISKKSETSAIDASLFENPQEEELFKAYEACRQQIETLYQAKDYEGAFSELSKLKEPIEAYFDHTMVHAEDERLKANRLAQMASLAELIRSFANINAIIVK, encoded by the coding sequence ATGAGTAATCAAGATTTGCTTTTAGAAATCGGATTAGAAGAAATGCCGGCGCGCTTCATGCATGACAGCATGACTCAGCTGGGTGAGAAGCTGGAAAGCTGGCTCAAGGAAAAAAATATTGCCTTCGGTTCCGTCAAGCTGTATAACTCCCCTAGAAGACTGGCCGTTCTTGTCGAGAACGTGGCGGAGAAGCAGGATGATGTGAAAGAAGAAGCGAAAGGACCGGCAAAGAAAATCGCCCTTGACGAAAACGGCGAATGGACAAAGGCGGCCATCGGCTTTTCACGGGGGCAAGGAGCAAGTCCGGAAGATTTGTATTTTAAAGACATCAAAGGAACGGAATATGTATTTGTGCAAAAATTCCAAAAAGGCCAGGATACGTTTTCATTGCTTCCTGAGCTCCGCGATTTGGTGACAAGCCTCCACTTTCCGAAAAACATGCGCTGGGGCAGCGAAGATTTAAAATATATCAGGCCGATTAAATGGATCGTCGCGCTGTTCGGAAGTGAAGTCGTTCCGTTTTCAGTCGCTCATGTCGAAACCGGACGCACAACGCAGGGACACCGCTTCCTCGGAAAAGCAGCCGACTTGAGCGCACCTTCTGAATACGAAGCGACACTGGAAAGCCAGTTTGTGATTGCCGATCCGGCCAAACGGAAGCAGCTGATCGTTAAGCAGCTTGACGAACTGGCTGCTGAGAAGTCCTGGGACATTCCGAGAGACGAGGATCTGCTGGATGAGGTCAACCATCTGGTTGAATATCCAACGGTACTGTTCGGTTCTTACGAAGAGGAATTTCTCGCAATTCCTGAAGAGGTGCTCGTGACAACAATGAAAGAGCATCAGCGTTATTTCCCTGTCAAAGATGAAAACGGCAGCTTGCTTCCTTACTTTGTGACCGTCCGCAACGGAGACAGCCGCGCCCTTGAAAACGTGGCGAGAGGGAATGAAAAAGTGCTGAGAGCAAGGCTTTCAGACGCTTCCTTCTTCTATAAAGAAGATCAAAAATTAAACATTGACGAGAATGTGAGAAAGCTCGAAAAGATCGTTTTCCATGAAGAACTGGGGTCGCTCGGAGATAAAGTGAGACGCACTGAGGCGCTTGCTGAACGGATCGCTGAAGTCATCGGTGCCGATCAAGAGACGGTGCAGCTGATCAAGCGCGCTGCGCACATTTCAAAATTCGACCTTGTGACACACATGGTTTACGAATTTCCTGAGCTGCAGGGCATCATGGGTGAAAAATATGCGCGGATGCTCGGTGAGAAAGAAGAAGTTGCGCTCGCAGTCAATGAGCACTATATGCCGAGACAAGCCGGAGGACAAACGCCTTCATCAATCGCCGGCGCCGTCGTCGCATTGGCGGACAAACTCGATACGGTCGCTTCATTCTTCAAAATCGGCGTCATTCCGACAGGATCTCAGGATCCGTATGGACTGAGAAGACAGGCGAGCGGCATCGTCCAAATCCTGCTTGACCGGAACTGGGGCATTTCATTCAAAGAACTGGCTGCGTTTGCCGGACAGGAAGCAAACAGCGAACTGCTCGAATTCTTTAAACAGCGCCTCAAATATGTATTAACAGCGGAAAACATCCGATACGACGTCGTGGATGCCGTGCTCGAAAGCACGAACCTTGAGCCGTATTCGGCTGTCAAAAAAGCCGCCGTCCTTGAATCGGCTGCAGCCAAACCGGAATTTAAAGAAACGGCTGAAGCGCTGGCAAGGGTTATTTCGATCAGCAAAAAGAGCGAAACGAGCGCCATTGACGCTTCACTGTTTGAAAACCCTCAAGAAGAGGAGCTTTTCAAAGCTTATGAGGCGTGCAGGCAGCAAATAGAGACCCTTTACCAAGCAAAAGATTATGAGGGCGCCTTCAGTGAGCTGTCCAAGCTGAAAGAGCCGATTGAAGCGTATTTTGATCATACGATGGTACATGCCGAAGATGAAAGATTAAAAGCAAACCGCCTGGCGCAAATGGCAAGCTTGGCGGAGCTGATCCGATCTTTTGCAAACATCAATGCCATCATTGTAAAATAA
- the glyQ gene encoding glycine--tRNA ligase subunit alpha: MNIQEMILTLQKHWSNEGCVLLQSYDVEKGAGTMSPYTFLRSLGPEPWKVAYVEPSRRPADGRYGDNPNRLYQHHQFQVIIKPSPDNIQELYLDSLKALGIDPLEHDIRFVEDNWENPSLGCAGLGWEVWLDGMEITQFTYFQQVGGLECKPVSVEITYGIERLASYIQDKENVFDLEWTNGYTIKDLFKMAEYEHSVYTFETSDVDMLFELFATYEKEANRQMDQGLVHPAYDYVLKCSHTFNLLDAKGAISVTERTGYIARVRNLARKVAKTYYDEREKLGFPMLKEEEASHE; this comes from the coding sequence TTGAATATTCAAGAAATGATTCTGACCCTGCAAAAGCATTGGTCCAATGAAGGATGCGTACTTTTGCAGTCGTATGATGTAGAGAAGGGTGCAGGCACGATGAGCCCATATACATTTTTGCGGAGCCTTGGGCCTGAGCCTTGGAAAGTCGCTTATGTGGAGCCGTCAAGGCGCCCTGCGGACGGAAGATACGGTGACAATCCGAACAGGCTTTATCAGCACCATCAATTTCAGGTGATCATTAAGCCGTCTCCAGACAACATTCAAGAGCTTTATTTAGATTCATTAAAAGCCCTTGGAATCGACCCTCTGGAGCATGATATCCGCTTTGTCGAGGATAACTGGGAAAATCCGTCGCTCGGCTGCGCCGGGCTTGGCTGGGAAGTATGGCTTGACGGCATGGAAATTACCCAGTTCACCTATTTTCAGCAGGTCGGCGGGCTTGAGTGCAAACCGGTTTCCGTGGAAATCACATACGGTATCGAACGCCTTGCTTCTTATATCCAAGATAAAGAAAACGTCTTTGATCTTGAATGGACGAACGGCTATACGATAAAAGACCTGTTCAAGATGGCTGAATACGAGCATTCCGTCTATACGTTTGAGACATCTGACGTCGACATGCTGTTCGAATTGTTTGCAACGTACGAAAAAGAAGCAAATCGCCAGATGGATCAGGGACTTGTCCATCCTGCATATGATTATGTTTTGAAATGCTCGCATACGTTCAACTTGCTTGACGCAAAAGGGGCGATTTCCGTCACGGAGCGCACAGGATATATCGCAAGGGTGAGAAACCTGGCCAGAAAAGTGGCGAAAACGTATTATGATGAACGCGAAAAGTTGGGTTTCCCAATGCTGAAGGAGGAAGAGGCTTCACATGAGTAA
- the recO gene encoding DNA repair protein RecO yields MLTKCEGIVLRTNDYGETNKIITLLTREHGKIGVLARGAKKPNSRLSAISQPFLYASFLFRKSSGLGTLEQGEMIESMRNIREDLFLTAYAAYIAELIDKGTEEKKPNPFLFELLLQSMRRLNDGTDPDIIANLIEVKMLSVMGLYPELDECVHCKSKDGTFHFSIRDNGFICHRCFAKDPYRIPLSPASARLLRLFFYFDLSRLGNVSVKQETKDELKRVIQTYYDEYSGIYLKSRRFMEQMDNMKKMLGDENKS; encoded by the coding sequence ATGCTGACGAAATGTGAAGGTATCGTCCTTCGTACAAACGACTATGGTGAAACAAATAAGATCATTACGCTATTGACGAGAGAACACGGGAAAATCGGTGTGCTGGCAAGGGGCGCCAAAAAGCCGAACAGCCGCTTGTCAGCGATTTCCCAGCCGTTCCTTTATGCATCTTTTTTATTCCGCAAATCATCCGGCCTCGGCACATTGGAGCAGGGCGAGATGATCGAAAGCATGAGGAATATCCGCGAGGATCTGTTTTTAACAGCTTACGCGGCCTACATCGCTGAATTAATCGACAAGGGAACGGAGGAAAAGAAACCGAATCCGTTTTTATTTGAGCTGCTGCTTCAGTCAATGAGGAGGCTGAATGACGGTACAGATCCCGACATTATCGCCAACCTCATCGAAGTCAAAATGCTCAGCGTGATGGGGCTGTATCCGGAGCTGGATGAATGTGTGCACTGCAAAAGCAAAGACGGCACATTTCATTTTTCGATCCGCGACAACGGCTTTATCTGCCACCGCTGTTTTGCGAAAGATCCATACAGGATACCGCTGTCTCCCGCATCCGCCAGGCTGTTGAGACTGTTTTTTTATTTTGACCTGTCAAGGCTCGGAAATGTCTCGGTCAAACAGGAGACGAAGGATGAGCTGAAAAGGGTTATTCAGACGTACTATGACGAGTACTCAGGGATCTACCTGAAATCGCGGCGCTTCATGGAACAAATGGACAATATGAAAAAGATGCTGGGCGATGAAAACAAAAGTTGA
- a CDS encoding YqzL family protein, translating to MLNFTWNVFSQTGSVDTYLLFKELEKENLERPEVLEEELAQIDFPIL from the coding sequence ATGTTGAATTTTACTTGGAATGTATTTTCACAAACAGGAAGCGTTGACACGTACCTCCTTTTTAAAGAATTGGAAAAGGAGAACCTGGAAAGACCCGAAGTACTTGAAGAAGAGCTAGCGCAAATTGACTTTCCAATTTTGTGA
- the era gene encoding GTPase Era codes for MTQESFKSGFVSIIGRPNVGKSTFLNRVIGQKIAIMSDKPQTTRNKVQGVLTTDTSQTIFIDTPGIHKPKHKLGDFMMKVAHNTLKEVDLILFMINAEEGYGKGDEFIIERLKGVKTPVFLIVNKIDRIHPDELLVLIDEYRTRYPFQEIVPISALEGNNIDTLLKQIEDYLPEGPQFYPSDQVTDHPERFIISELIREKVLHLTREEIPHSIAVSIESIQERENGSVYVSATIVVERDSQKGIVIGKRGSLLKEIGKRARTDIEALLGSSVFLELWVKVQKDWRNKMSQLRDFGFREDEY; via the coding sequence ATGACACAGGAAAGCTTTAAATCAGGATTTGTCTCGATTATCGGACGACCAAACGTAGGAAAATCTACTTTTTTGAATCGCGTAATCGGCCAAAAAATCGCCATCATGAGCGACAAACCGCAAACAACAAGAAACAAAGTGCAAGGTGTGCTGACAACCGATACATCCCAGACGATTTTTATCGATACGCCCGGCATTCATAAACCGAAGCATAAATTGGGCGATTTTATGATGAAGGTGGCGCACAACACTTTAAAGGAAGTCGACTTGATCTTGTTCATGATCAATGCGGAGGAAGGCTACGGAAAAGGCGACGAATTTATCATTGAGCGATTAAAAGGAGTCAAGACGCCGGTATTTTTGATCGTCAACAAAATTGACCGGATTCATCCGGATGAGCTTCTTGTGCTGATCGATGAGTACAGAACCAGGTATCCGTTTCAGGAAATCGTTCCGATCTCCGCCCTTGAGGGAAATAATATCGATACGCTTTTAAAGCAAATTGAGGATTATTTGCCGGAAGGTCCGCAGTTTTACCCGAGTGACCAGGTGACCGATCATCCGGAGCGATTTATCATTTCTGAGCTGATTCGGGAAAAAGTGCTGCATCTGACAAGGGAAGAGATCCCTCACAGCATTGCGGTCTCGATCGAGTCCATTCAAGAACGGGAAAACGGTTCTGTGTATGTGAGCGCGACCATCGTCGTCGAGCGAGATTCGCAAAAAGGGATCGTCATCGGAAAAAGAGGCAGCCTGCTTAAAGAAATCGGCAAGCGGGCAAGAACCGATATCGAGGCGCTGCTCGGGTCATCGGTGTTTTTAGAGCTGTGGGTTAAAGTGCAGAAAGACTGGCGCAACAAGATGTCTCAGCTTCGTGATTTTGGATTTAGAGAAGACGAGTATTAA
- a CDS encoding cytidine deaminase has product MTKQELIAEALKAREFAYVPYSKFKVGAALLTEDGKVYKGCNIENAAYSLCNCAERTALFKAYSEGEKSFKMLAVAADTPGPVSPCGACRQVISELCSPNMPVILTNLNGQVKEMTVQELLPGAFSSEDLHDTGKL; this is encoded by the coding sequence TTGACTAAACAAGAATTGATTGCAGAAGCTTTAAAAGCAAGGGAATTTGCATATGTTCCGTATTCGAAATTCAAAGTCGGCGCTGCACTTTTAACCGAAGACGGCAAGGTGTACAAAGGCTGCAACATTGAAAATGCTGCATACAGCCTGTGCAACTGCGCCGAGCGGACAGCGCTGTTCAAGGCTTATTCAGAAGGGGAAAAATCCTTTAAGATGCTTGCCGTTGCTGCGGATACGCCGGGTCCGGTGTCGCCGTGCGGCGCCTGCAGACAGGTGATTTCCGAACTTTGTTCGCCAAACATGCCTGTCATCTTAACCAATCTGAATGGCCAAGTCAAAGAAATGACGGTTCAAGAATTACTGCCAGGAGCATTTTCATCGGAGGACTTACATGACACAGGAAAGCTTTAA
- a CDS encoding diacylglycerol kinase family protein, with product MGSQDPHKQNEWRRLKMSFSNAFTGIIKTFISERNFRIHCGAAILVIACGFFFRLTLIEWTVILILIGGMLALELMNTAVEHTVDLFTKENHPLAKAAKDAAAGAVCVFAAVSCMIGLLIFLSKLF from the coding sequence CAAAACGAATGGCGCCGTCTGAAAATGAGTTTTTCAAACGCCTTTACAGGAATTATCAAGACGTTCATATCAGAGCGCAATTTTAGAATTCACTGCGGAGCCGCCATCCTCGTGATCGCCTGCGGCTTTTTCTTCAGGCTGACGCTGATCGAATGGACCGTCATCTTGATCCTGATCGGCGGAATGCTCGCCTTGGAGCTGATGAATACGGCTGTTGAGCATACGGTCGACCTCTTCACAAAAGAGAACCACCCGCTTGCAAAAGCTGCAAAGGACGCGGCAGCCGGGGCGGTTTGCGTGTTTGCAGCCGTTTCGTGTATGATTGGGTTACTTATCTTTTTGTCAAAATTGTTTTGA